The following are encoded in a window of Methylicorpusculum oleiharenae genomic DNA:
- the tatB gene encoding Sec-independent protein translocase protein TatB — MFDVGFWEICMVGLVSLLVIGPERLPKAARIAGYWLGKTRSMVAAVKAEIKEELQAEEIRQTLREHASLEDLNETISEVKQASQNLKESIDSVPKQLSGKTKPVDE, encoded by the coding sequence ATGTTTGACGTTGGTTTTTGGGAAATTTGCATGGTGGGTTTGGTCAGTCTGCTAGTGATTGGGCCTGAACGACTCCCCAAGGCTGCGCGGATTGCAGGCTACTGGCTGGGTAAAACACGCAGTATGGTCGCGGCTGTCAAGGCTGAAATCAAAGAAGAATTACAGGCTGAAGAGATTCGGCAAACCTTGCGGGAACATGCGTCACTTGAAGATCTGAACGAAACTATTTCAGAAGTCAAACAGGCTTCCCAAAACCTGAAAGAATCAATTGATTCCGTTCCCAAACAATTGAGCGGAAAAACAAAGCCTGTCGATGAGTAA
- the tatC gene encoding twin-arginine translocase subunit TatC translates to MSKHTFDHQEELPFISHLIELRNRILKVVLSVLVVFLGLATYANQIYSYLAGPLLKHLPENSTMIAIDVASPFFTPFKLALVLSVFIAVPIILYQFWAFVAPGLYKNERKMILPLLVASTFLFYLGVAFAYFVVFPLIFGFLTAAAPEGVAVMTDISKYLDFVLTLFFAFGICFEVPIFTIVLVWTGLTSPADLAEKRPYVIVGAFIIGMLLTPPDAISQTLLAIPMWMLFEVGLLFSRLFVRKHDNDLQTTTGEDE, encoded by the coding sequence ATGAGTAAACATACTTTTGATCATCAAGAAGAACTGCCTTTCATCTCGCATTTAATCGAGCTACGAAATCGGATTTTAAAAGTCGTTCTTTCTGTTCTGGTTGTGTTTCTGGGTTTAGCGACCTATGCAAATCAGATATACAGTTATCTGGCCGGACCGCTGTTAAAGCATTTGCCAGAAAATAGCACGATGATTGCGATTGATGTCGCATCCCCTTTTTTCACTCCGTTTAAGCTGGCGTTGGTTCTTTCGGTATTCATAGCAGTGCCTATTATCCTGTATCAATTCTGGGCTTTTGTGGCGCCGGGGTTGTATAAGAACGAACGGAAAATGATCCTGCCGCTGCTTGTTGCGAGCACATTTCTGTTTTACTTGGGCGTGGCTTTTGCCTATTTCGTCGTTTTTCCGTTGATTTTCGGGTTTTTAACGGCCGCAGCACCGGAAGGGGTTGCGGTAATGACGGATATCAGTAAATACCTGGATTTTGTGCTAACCCTGTTTTTTGCTTTCGGCATTTGCTTTGAAGTGCCGATATTCACCATAGTTCTGGTTTGGACAGGTTTGACATCGCCGGCTGATTTAGCCGAAAAGCGTCCTTATGTGATTGTTGGGGCTTTTATTATCGGGATGTTGCTGACACCACCCGATGCAATATCACAGACCTTATTGGCTATTCCAATGTGGATGTTGTTTGAAGTAGGCCTATTGTTCTCGCGTTTATTCGTACGCAAACATGATAACGACTTGCAAACCACGACCGGGGAAGATGAGTGA
- a CDS encoding GDSL-type esterase/lipase family protein — MNPIKNSFILICLLLTACAHFQLTSISLPRNATILAFGDNLTYGTTLTDPNAYPNILSELTLLPVINGGKTKELTRDAIARLIELLDQQHPDLVILAHGGSDMQNNIQHEETITNLEAMIIEIKNRNIKVLLLGLPSHPQSGFSASFYQQLATRQNVPVELDLVPDLMKDPALTADTLRLNETGNEKLAESLHNLIFISEE, encoded by the coding sequence ATGAACCCCATAAAAAATTCTTTTATTTTAATCTGCCTGCTGCTGACTGCTTGCGCACACTTTCAGTTGACTTCTATAAGTCTGCCGAGAAATGCCACTATTCTGGCTTTTGGGGACAATCTGACCTACGGCACAACACTTACCGACCCGAATGCTTACCCGAATATTCTTAGCGAGCTCACTCTGCTTCCAGTAATCAATGGCGGTAAAACTAAAGAACTGACTCGCGATGCAATTGCCAGACTCATCGAATTGCTGGATCAGCAGCACCCCGATCTTGTTATTCTGGCTCACGGAGGCAGTGACATGCAGAATAATATTCAGCATGAAGAAACGATAACTAACCTGGAAGCAATGATCATCGAGATCAAAAATCGCAATATCAAAGTGTTGCTTCTCGGACTGCCTTCTCATCCTCAAAGCGGTTTCAGCGCATCGTTCTATCAGCAACTCGCGACTCGCCAGAATGTGCCCGTCGAATTGGACTTAGTACCTGATTTGATGAAGGACCCGGCGCTGACCGCCGATACCTTGCGCCTCAACGAAACAGGTAACGAAAAGCTGGCAGAATCACTGCATAATTTGATTTTTATATCGGAAGAATAA
- a CDS encoding pteridine reductase: MQKIVLITGAARRIGAVCCRLLHQQGFNMILHYRSSGDDARNLCAELNDLRPDSAVALSGNLLDMQAIDALAKEAVAVWGKLDVLVNNASSFYPTPLDSVTESAWEDLLGTNLKAPFFLAKALLPELRCRQGCIVNIADIHAERGLEGYPVYSIAKAGLVAMTKVLAKECGPEVRVNTVSPGAILWPEYDSTEAEQKNIIEKIPLGHCGKPEDIARAVKFLIQDADYITGQEIKIDGGRTLSC; this comes from the coding sequence ATGCAAAAAATTGTGCTGATTACCGGTGCGGCCAGGAGAATAGGAGCAGTCTGTTGCCGGTTGTTACATCAACAGGGCTTTAATATGATTTTGCATTATAGGTCTTCGGGTGATGATGCGCGAAACCTTTGTGCTGAACTGAATGATCTTCGTCCCGACTCTGCAGTGGCTTTGTCCGGTAATTTATTGGATATGCAAGCTATTGATGCTTTGGCCAAGGAGGCGGTAGCCGTGTGGGGGAAGCTGGATGTGTTGGTAAACAATGCATCGTCTTTTTATCCCACACCTTTGGATTCGGTGACTGAGAGCGCTTGGGAGGATTTGCTGGGCACAAATTTGAAAGCGCCTTTTTTCCTGGCCAAGGCTTTGCTGCCGGAGCTTCGCTGCCGCCAGGGCTGCATTGTCAATATTGCAGACATACATGCTGAGCGTGGCCTGGAGGGTTATCCTGTATACAGCATTGCTAAGGCGGGATTAGTTGCTATGACCAAGGTGCTGGCTAAAGAGTGCGGCCCTGAAGTCAGAGTCAACACCGTTTCTCCCGGAGCGATATTATGGCCTGAATACGACAGTACCGAAGCCGAGCAAAAGAACATTATAGAAAAAATTCCACTGGGTCATTGCGGGAAGCCGGAAGATATTGCACGGGCAGTGAAATTCCTTATTCAAGATGCTGATTATATTACAGGGCAGGAGATCAAGATTGATGGAGGGCGGACGCTGTCTTGCTAA
- the folK gene encoding 2-amino-4-hydroxy-6-hydroxymethyldihydropteridine diphosphokinase — protein MALCFISIGSNIDKDINIPSSLHALKQLFGELLISSVYQSKAVGFEGEDFYNLIVGFNTNLDVNSVAQRLREIELNHGRCRDSKKFSARTLDLDLVLYDDLILNDGRLQIPRAEIEDYAFVLEPLAEIAPDLRHPISHRTYAEIWDSFDKRRIDQQKVIPEWLNTV, from the coding sequence ATGGCTCTTTGCTTCATAAGCATTGGCAGCAACATTGATAAGGATATCAATATCCCCTCCAGCCTACATGCGCTAAAACAACTGTTCGGTGAATTACTGATTTCCAGTGTTTACCAATCCAAGGCCGTGGGCTTTGAAGGCGAGGATTTTTACAATTTGATTGTCGGTTTCAATACAAACCTGGATGTAAACAGCGTCGCTCAGCGTCTCAGAGAGATTGAATTAAATCACGGCCGATGCCGAGATAGTAAAAAATTCTCGGCAAGAACGCTGGATCTCGATCTTGTTCTTTATGATGACTTGATACTTAATGATGGCCGCCTGCAAATCCCTCGCGCTGAAATCGAGGACTATGCTTTTGTGTTGGAACCGCTTGCCGAAATTGCGCCTGACCTCCGTCACCCTATCAGTCATCGTACTTATGCTGAAATATGGGATAGCTTTGATAAACGCCGCATTGATCAACAGAAAGTCATACCTGAATGGTTAAACACTGTTTAA